One Streptomyces sp. 840.1 genomic window, ACGCAGGGTAGCCCTTGAGCCTGCGTCCGTAGACGTGCGCGACGCCCTTGTGGAGGCCGAGCGAGGCGACGGAGCCCGCATAGCTGTGCCGGTACTCCTTGAGCGGTTCGCCGTTCATGGACGCGACGATGTTCTCCGCGAGGACCTTGGCCTGGCGGACTGCGTGCTGCGCGTTGGGCGCGGTCTCCCGTCCGGGCTCGTCGGAGGTCAGGTCGGGGACGGCGGCCGCGTCACCGGCGGCCCAGACGTGCCCGGCCCCTTCGACGGTGAGCTTCGCCGTGCAGATGAGCCTGCCGCGTTCGTTGAGCGGGAGGCCGGTGGCGGCGAGCAGCGGCGCGGGTTTCACGCCGGCCGTCCACACGAGTGTGCGGGTCGGGAAGCGGGAGCCGTCGCTGAGCACGGCCACCCGGTCCTCGCAGGAGTCCAGCCGGGTCTCGAGGCGTACGTCGATGTTGCGGCCGCGCAGCTCCCGTACGGCGTACTTGCCCATCGCTTCACCGACCTCGGGCAGGATGCGGCCGGTGGCCTCGACGAGGATCCATTTCAGGTCCTCGGCCTTGATGTTGTGGTAGTACCGCGCGGTGTAGCGGGCCATGTCCTCCAGCTCGGCCAGCGCCTCCACACCCGCGTAGCCGCCACCGACGAAGACGAAGGTCAGGGCGGCGTCGCGGATGGCGGGGTCGCGGGTGGCGGAGGCGATGTCCATCTGCTCGATCACGTGGTTGCGCAGCCCGATGGCCTCCTCGATGGTCTTGAAGCCGAAGCCGTGGTCGGCGAGGCCGGGGACCGGGAGGGTGCGCGAGACGGAGCCGGGCGCGATGACGATCTCGTCGTACGGGATCTCGACGGCTCCGGTGCCGTCCTCGCCCGTGGCGAGCGTGGTGACGGTCGCGATGCGCTTGACCGGATCGACACGTTGCGCCTCACCGATCACGATCGTGCAGTGCGGCAGGACCCTGCGCAGCGGGACGACGACATGGCGCGGTGAGATCGAGCCGGCGGCGGCTTCGGGAAGGAACGGCTGATACGTCATATAAGGATCAGGGGTGACGACGACAATCTCGGCCTCGCCGCTTCTCAGCCGCTGCTTGAGCTTCCGCTGGAGACGCAGCGCGGTGTACATCCCGACGTAGCCGCCACCGATGACGAGAATGCGCACGCCCGGCGGGGGGCCGGGGGGTGTTCCCCCGGAATCTGAAGCCATCACCACCCCATGACGCAACGCGCTCCGGAGTTTGTCCACAGCCCCGGCAAATTGTGTGACCGGAGCTTCCGAACGGGCCGCTCCGGTTGATCGCCGGCGCAATACGGAAGCCCCGCAGGTCAGGGGTTGCGGTGAGGGGTACGGACGTAGGACGAATCGGTGATCAACCGGTCCTTGTTCCGATCGGGGGGCGCTCCGGGCGGAACTGCCCCCTTCTGAATTGACCCCGGCTCAACTATGTTCGTGTGTCGTCGGGGTGACGGATGGGACCATCGCTCAACCCGGCAGACACGGCGGGAGTCTCCGGGGGGAGACGTCATAACCGGGGGAAAAGTTATGCATATTCAGGAATCGCATTGGCCAACTGCTGCTGTCACGCCCGAAGGAAACGGGCGAATCGGCGCAGTCGGTACAGTCAGCGCGGTCGGAACGGTCGGAACGGTGAGCGGAATCGGGTCGTCAGGGACCTCCGCGGCACCGGGAGCGGTGAGCACGCTGAGTGCCGCACTCGGCTCGGGCGCGGTCAACGCCGGAGCGCGGGGCCGCTCGGCCCCGCTGCGGGTCGACGCGCAGCGCAATCTGGAACACGTGCTGCGCGCGGCACGCGAGGTGTTCGGTGAGCTCGGCTACGGCGCTCCGATGGAGGACGTGGCACGTCGTGCCCGGGTCGGTGTCGGCACGGTGTACCGGCGCTTCCCCAGCAAGGACGTGCTGGTGCGGCGGATAGCCGAGGAGGAGACCTCCCGGCTGACCGACCAGGCCAGGTCCGCGCTGGGGCAGGAGGAGGAGCCGTGGTCGGCGCTGTCGCGCTTCCTGCGGACCTCGGTCGCCTCGGGCGCCGGGCGGCTGCTGCCTCCGCAGATACTGCGGGTCGGCGTGGACAGCGACGACTCGACGGTGGCCGGCGATCCGGGCGCCGCCCGGGACGAGGCGCGGGTGCCGCAGCAGCGGCAGGAGACGGGCCAGGGCGGGCTGCGGGTCGTGGAGCCCCGGCAGGAGCCGGAGACGGCCGAGTCGGAGTTCGAAGCGGGCAGTGGAGCGGCCGAGCTGCTGGAGGTCGTGGGTCGTCTGGTCGACCGGGCGCGGACGTCGGGTGAGCTGCGCCGCGATGTGACGGTGGCCGATGTGCTGCTGGTCATCGCGACGGCGGCGCCCTCGCTCCCCGACGCGGCTCAGCAGGCGGCGGCTTCGGCCCGGCTGCTGGACATCCTGCTGGAGGGGCTGCGCTCACGGCCTGCGTGAGCGCGGCGCCCGCGGCCTGGGTGAGTGGCGGGGCGGGTGCGGCCTGCGTGAGTGTCGCGGCGGGGCGGGCATGATCCGGCCCCGCTGCTGCGGCCTCGTTGCCGCGAGGGCGGGCCGGCCGGGCGGCCGTGGCCGCCCTCCGCCGTCGCTTTCGGCATGACCGGATTCAATGACGCCCGACTGCCGCGTCCGCCCAACTCGCTACCCCTTCCCCGAACTGGTGTCCGCTAGTGCTGATATTCGGGAGAACGCCCCGGATGAGTGGTTGCCAGGGCTGAGGGGTGGCCGCTCCTGCCCTCTGTGGCACGCTTGCCCGGTATTCGGGGTCCGAAAGCGCATACGGGGGCGTCCGCGATGAGCGGTGACGGGCAGCAGGAAGAGTCGTTCGACGGTGTCTCCACCACGGGCGGCGGGGCCGGCACGGGCGGCCGGCCGGCCGAGCAGGTGCCGAGCCAGGCGGGGCCCGGACGCCAGGGCGCCGACGAAGAGGGCGGCGGCACGGTTCTGCCCGGACCCTGGCCACCCGCACCGGTCGAGAACCCGGCGCCGTCGGACTCGGACACGGA contains:
- a CDS encoding NAD(P)/FAD-dependent oxidoreductase, whose protein sequence is MASDSGGTPPGPPPGVRILVIGGGYVGMYTALRLQRKLKQRLRSGEAEIVVVTPDPYMTYQPFLPEAAAGSISPRHVVVPLRRVLPHCTIVIGEAQRVDPVKRIATVTTLATGEDGTGAVEIPYDEIVIAPGSVSRTLPVPGLADHGFGFKTIEEAIGLRNHVIEQMDIASATRDPAIRDAALTFVFVGGGYAGVEALAELEDMARYTARYYHNIKAEDLKWILVEATGRILPEVGEAMGKYAVRELRGRNIDVRLETRLDSCEDRVAVLSDGSRFPTRTLVWTAGVKPAPLLAATGLPLNERGRLICTAKLTVEGAGHVWAAGDAAAVPDLTSDEPGRETAPNAQHAVRQAKVLAENIVASMNGEPLKEYRHSYAGSVASLGLHKGVAHVYGRRLKGYPAWLMHRVYHLSRVPTFNRKARVLAEWTLAGLFKREIVSLGSLEHPRAEFEIAAGRRPGGDGDDCQ
- a CDS encoding TetR/AcrR family transcriptional regulator; this translates as MHIQESHWPTAAVTPEGNGRIGAVGTVSAVGTVGTVSGIGSSGTSAAPGAVSTLSAALGSGAVNAGARGRSAPLRVDAQRNLEHVLRAAREVFGELGYGAPMEDVARRARVGVGTVYRRFPSKDVLVRRIAEEETSRLTDQARSALGQEEEPWSALSRFLRTSVASGAGRLLPPQILRVGVDSDDSTVAGDPGAARDEARVPQQRQETGQGGLRVVEPRQEPETAESEFEAGSGAAELLEVVGRLVDRARTSGELRRDVTVADVLLVIATAAPSLPDAAQQAAASARLLDILLEGLRSRPA